From Neobacillus sp. PS2-9, the proteins below share one genomic window:
- the truA gene encoding tRNA pseudouridine(38-40) synthase TruA: MQRYKCIISYDGSGFSGYQVQPNKRTVQREIEAVLAKMHKGTSVKVAGSGRTDAGVHAKGQVIHFDSPLPIAEDRWEIALNSMLPQDISILSVKKVNDGFHSRFDAIGKEYRYVLHLSSKRDPFQRVFAYRYPYRLNLEAMRKASKYILGTHDFTSFCSARTEVADKIRTVKAIDFLLEDDQLTIRFVGNGFLYNMVRILVGTLLEVGASERDPEDIPAILEKKDRRLAGKTAPAHGLYLWEVFY; this comes from the coding sequence ATGCAAAGATACAAATGCATTATATCCTATGATGGCTCGGGTTTCTCCGGGTATCAAGTACAACCAAATAAGAGGACTGTACAACGAGAAATAGAAGCTGTCTTAGCAAAAATGCATAAGGGCACCTCTGTGAAGGTTGCAGGCTCTGGACGAACAGATGCAGGCGTTCATGCCAAGGGACAGGTAATTCATTTTGATTCTCCCTTGCCTATTGCTGAGGATCGTTGGGAAATCGCACTAAATTCGATGCTGCCGCAGGATATTTCAATTCTTTCGGTTAAAAAAGTGAACGACGGTTTTCATTCCCGGTTTGATGCGATAGGGAAAGAGTATCGCTATGTGCTGCACTTATCTTCAAAAAGGGATCCTTTTCAGAGGGTCTTTGCCTATCGGTACCCCTATCGTCTCAATTTAGAAGCTATGAGGAAAGCAAGTAAATATATCCTTGGCACCCATGACTTTACTAGCTTTTGTTCTGCAAGAACAGAAGTAGCAGATAAAATACGAACCGTTAAAGCAATTGATTTTTTGCTGGAAGATGACCAGCTTACGATTCGCTTTGTCGGAAACGGTTTTTTGTATAATATGGTTCGTATTTTGGTAGGTACTTTGCTTGAAGTAGGGGCAAGTGAACGAGACCCTGAAGACATCCCTGCGATTCTAGAAAAAAAAGATCGCCGCCTGGCAGGAAAAACGGCTCCAGCGCACGGACTTTACCTATGGGAGGTTTTTTATTAA
- a CDS encoding energy-coupling factor transporter transmembrane protein EcfT — MMEKMIFGRYVPADSLIHKMDPRSKLLVIFLFVCVIFLANNAVTYALIGIYTFFMLGLARIPVRFLYIGLKPVLWLVLFTLALQLFFTKQGDLLYHWGPIKIYEEGVRQGIFISLRFFFLILMTSLLTLTTTPIEITDGLETLLHPLKKVHFPVHEMALMMSISLRFIPTLMQETDKIMKAQMARGVEFSSGPFMERIKAVIPLLIPLFVSAFKRAEELAIAMEARGYRGGEGRTKYRQLDWQLGDSLQLVLLGVLTIFLILLRS; from the coding sequence ATGATGGAGAAAATGATTTTTGGCCGCTATGTTCCTGCTGATTCTCTTATCCACAAAATGGACCCTCGATCTAAATTACTGGTTATCTTTTTATTTGTATGTGTTATCTTCTTAGCAAATAATGCAGTTACTTATGCACTTATAGGGATTTATACCTTTTTCATGCTTGGTTTGGCCCGTATTCCTGTTCGTTTCTTATATATTGGGCTGAAACCAGTTCTATGGCTTGTGCTCTTTACCTTAGCCTTACAATTGTTCTTTACGAAACAAGGTGACCTTTTGTATCATTGGGGACCGATTAAAATATACGAAGAAGGTGTCAGACAGGGGATCTTTATTTCTTTACGCTTCTTCTTCTTAATTTTAATGACTTCGTTGTTGACTTTAACAACCACTCCTATTGAAATTACAGATGGACTAGAAACTCTTTTACATCCATTAAAAAAGGTACATTTTCCTGTCCATGAAATGGCTTTAATGATGTCTATTTCCTTACGTTTCATCCCAACATTAATGCAGGAAACAGACAAAATCATGAAGGCTCAAATGGCCCGTGGCGTTGAGTTTTCAAGTGGGCCTTTTATGGAGCGGATTAAGGCAGTCATCCCGCTTCTTATTCCGTTGTTTGTCAGCGCCTTTAAACGTGCTGAAGAACTGGCTATAGCGATGGAAGCAAGAGGATATCGCGGTGGCGAAGGAAGAACAAAATACAGGCAGCTGGATTGGCAATTGGGCGATTCATTGCAATTAGTACTCTTAGGTGTTTTAACCATCTTTTTAATCTTATTACGTTCATAA